From Macaca mulatta isolate MMU2019108-1 chromosome 3, T2T-MMU8v2.0, whole genome shotgun sequence, the proteins below share one genomic window:
- the LSMEM1 gene encoding leucine-rich single-pass membrane protein 1, producing the protein MTHSSQDAGSCGIQEDGKLYVVDSINDLNKLNLCPAGSQHLFPLEDKIPVLGTNSGNGSRSLFFVGLLIVLIVSLALVFFVIFLIVQTGNKMDDVSRRLTAEGKDIDDLKRINNMIVKRLNQLDSEQN; encoded by the exons ATGACTCATTCTTCCCAGGACGCTGGTTCTTGTGGCATTCAGGAAGATGGAAAGCTTTATGTGGTGGATTCCATAAATGACTTAAACAAATTAAACCTCTGTCCAGCCGGATCGCAGCATCTGTTCC CTCTAGAGGACAAAATCCCAGTCCTTGGCACAAACTCAGGAAATGGAAGCCGGAGTCTGTTTTTTGTGGGGCTGCTAATTGTGCTAATTGTCAGCCTGGCACTGGTTTTTTTCGTGATATTTCTAATAG TTCAAACTGGAAACAAGATGGATGATGTGTCAAGAAGACTAACAGCTGAAGGAAAAGACATAGATGATCTTAAGAGAATAAACAATATGATTGTAAAGCGACTCAACCAATTGGACTCTGaacaaaactaa